One genomic region from Melioribacteraceae bacterium encodes:
- a CDS encoding tetratricopeptide repeat protein gives MKTMIKFLICQLIVATILNVFLENSILNAQPKYFNISICKVHKELQDKGYGKCASCNNSVSSRSKRAKICEECWVKQGGLWNTGCYFCKENIIGGDYARVCSDCAAKDECIVCKKKLHSGNDSNEDGRRIVEKYSIQITVPGQKEKFQEYLNSASIAMANEEFEQAITYFKKCEEIIPNSMACNIGVALRELNKNEDALGYFDTAIKEEPTWGDPYGEKAITLAYMGRWNDAGPLFKKSIDLKYDSPTVYWMYGKYLEEILKKPSEAIPFYEMVIAKNPNSYKLYNNIGDIYFNEEKYDDAERAYKKVLEHDNNDFNALAFSGEINFIKQNFEEALKYFLLSHKIKPDNLELNYHMGICYGYLNQLDKAESHFKHALSLNPNLADVSLELARLYKSYGVYAKAIPIYEKLISDDAVTHPAYLDLALCQYMNKQYKDVIESCKKFIEKDTGNYPDPYKWMALAAARLNDTQDAEKYCNKAIELNVENQSEIFYFVAAAYSLINDSDKALLYLEKAINGGMPKESPENDSEFDNIRNLQAYKNLIDK, from the coding sequence GCAGGACAAGGGTTATGGAAAATGTGCTTCGTGTAATAATAGTGTTTCCTCAAGAAGTAAAAGAGCAAAAATTTGTGAAGAGTGCTGGGTAAAACAAGGAGGACTCTGGAACACTGGATGTTACTTTTGTAAAGAGAATATTATTGGCGGCGACTATGCAAGAGTTTGCAGCGATTGTGCCGCTAAAGATGAATGTATTGTTTGCAAGAAAAAACTTCACAGCGGGAATGATTCGAATGAGGACGGACGGCGAATTGTTGAGAAATACTCTATACAAATAACAGTTCCAGGTCAAAAAGAAAAATTTCAAGAATATCTAAACTCCGCAAGCATCGCTATGGCAAACGAAGAATTTGAACAAGCTATCACCTATTTTAAAAAATGTGAAGAAATTATTCCCAACAGCATGGCCTGTAATATAGGAGTTGCTTTAAGAGAATTGAATAAAAATGAGGATGCTCTAGGTTATTTTGATACCGCTATTAAAGAAGAACCCACTTGGGGCGATCCATATGGCGAGAAAGCAATTACACTTGCTTATATGGGACGCTGGAATGATGCCGGTCCCTTGTTTAAAAAATCAATTGATCTGAAATATGACTCTCCGACAGTTTACTGGATGTACGGAAAGTATCTTGAAGAAATTCTAAAAAAACCTTCTGAAGCAATTCCATTTTATGAAATGGTGATTGCAAAAAATCCCAATAGTTATAAACTTTACAACAACATAGGCGATATTTACTTTAATGAGGAAAAATATGACGATGCTGAAAGAGCATACAAAAAAGTTCTTGAACATGATAATAACGATTTTAACGCATTAGCTTTTTCTGGAGAAATTAATTTCATAAAGCAAAATTTTGAAGAAGCATTAAAATATTTTTTACTCAGTCATAAAATTAAACCCGATAACCTTGAACTTAATTATCATATGGGGATTTGCTATGGGTATTTGAACCAACTTGATAAGGCAGAAAGTCATTTTAAACATGCTTTATCATTGAATCCAAATCTTGCAGATGTTTCATTAGAACTTGCCCGGCTCTATAAATCTTACGGGGTTTATGCTAAAGCTATTCCGATATATGAAAAACTAATTTCCGATGACGCTGTTACCCATCCCGCTTATTTGGATCTTGCGTTATGCCAGTATATGAACAAACAATATAAAGACGTTATTGAGAGCTGTAAAAAGTTTATCGAAAAAGACACAGGTAATTATCCGGATCCATATAAATGGATGGCGTTAGCAGCTGCAAGATTAAACGATACGCAGGACGCGGAAAAATATTGCAACAAAGCCATCGAGCTTAACGTGGAAAATCAAAGTGAAATATTCTATTTCGTTGCTGCTGCTTACTCTTTAATTAATGATTCTGATAAAGCTTTGCTCTATCTCGAAAAAGCAATTAATGGAGGAATGCCAAAAGAAAGTCCGGAAAATGATTCTGAATTTGATAATATAAGAAACTTACAAGCGTACAAAAACTTAATTGACAAATAG